The Marivirga salinae DNA window AATGGAATTTCGTTAATAGAAGCCCCACTTGAGATGTCAGTAATATCTCTACTTTCTTTATTAGAAGATTTTTGGTCAGTGTTAGAATCTTCTAAAAGAGCGCCTAAGCCTCTTCCTAATGCTTTTCTTGGTTTCTTCGCCATCCGCTATTTTCCTAATCCGTTATTGTTAATAATTTCTTTTGCTAAATTTAAATAGCTAATTGCTCCTTTGCTTTCAGCATCGTGGGCAATAGCTGGTAATCCAAAACTTGGAGATTCGCTCAATTTAATATTCCTAGGAATCAAAGTTTCAAATACCATTTTACTAAAATGCTGTTTTACCTCATCCACCACTTGGTTTGATAGGTTTAAACGCACATCATACATGGTTAATAATATTCCTTCGATTTCCAATTCTTTGTTCAAACGTGTTTGGATAATCTTAATTGTATTGAGCAATTTACCTAATCCTTCCAATGCAAAATATTCGCACTGAACAGGTATGATAACTGAGTCAGCAGCTGTTAGGGCATTGATTGTGATCAATCCTAAAGAAGGAGAGCAATCAATAATTATGAAATCATATTTTTTACGCACTTTCTTAAGTGCAGTACGCATTCTTTCTTCTCGGTTTTTAATATTTACCATTTCAACTTCAGCTCCCACTAAGTTGATATGAGACGGTAAAATATGCAAGTAATCTAAATCAGTTTCCACTATGATGTCCTGAGCATCAACCTCATCCACCATACATTCGTATATGCTGTTTTCGATTTCTTTTGGGTTGTAACCTATTCCAGAAGTAGAATTGGCCTGTGGGTCGGCATCAACAATCAGCGTTTTATATTCTAAAGCAGCCAAACTTGCTGCAAGATTAATAGCTGATGTGGTTTTACCTACTCCTCCTTTTTGATTAGCAATTGCAATTACTTTACCCATATTTATTTAAATTTTAGCTTTAAAAAGTTAATCGGTAAGCTGATTTTTATTGCTTTGGCTTTTTCAAAATATTGAAGAATCGAGCAAGTTTCTATTTCAGCTTCCAAATTTTTTAGCGAACCACAAAGATAAAATTTTATATGAGAAATAGAATGGATTTTTAATTTGCTTTAGAAGGAATTATATAAAATCCACATCTACATTAAGCGGATATTTCATTAAATATTGTACAGCTTCTTCCATTGTAAGTCCTTCAAACAGCACTCTATGCAATATTTCAGTTATTGGGGCGCGAACCTTAAAACTTTCTGCAATTTTTTTAGCAATCATGATGGTATTTACTCCTTCCGCAACTTCTTGCATATCTCCCAAAATATCACCTAAGCTTTCGCCTTCAGCCAATCGTCTCCCAACGGTGAAGTTTCTACTTAAAGTAGAGTGGGAGGTAGCCATTAAATCGCCTATTCCTGCTAGTCCTATAAATGATCGAACATCTCCACCTAATGCTTTGCCTAAGTAAATCATTTCCGCCATTCCTCGGCTAATCAATAATGAGCGAGCATTTTCTCCTAAGCCTAATCCTGTTAATGCACCTGAAGCTATTGCTATTATATTTTTTAAAACTCCACAAAGTTCAATTCCTATTAAATCTGGATTTCCATACACTTGAAACCGATCACTTCGCAGTAATTGCTGTCCTAATTGGATTACTTCATTGAAAGGACTGGCCACTACTGTAGCTGCAGGCAATCCTTGAGCAATTTCTTTTGCCAAATTAGGCCCTGCAAGACATCCAACTCTCACCACAACGCTTTCATCCATGATAAGCTCACTCATAGTTTTAATATGATGTCTTTCAAGAACCTGCATATTATCCAATGTTTTGCCTTCAGGCAGATTTAGGTTTAAACCTTTTGTTCCATGGATTAAAATATGATAAGGATGAAGAAAGGGAGAAAGACTTTTCATCATCTCTCTAAAATTTGCTGAAGGAACCACTGGAAAAATGATATCGCAGGTTTTCGCTAATTGTTCCAAATCATCAATAGCTTTTATATTTTGATGAATTGGATAACTGTTCCATTCTCTTTTTTGGTTGATGCTCTCTAGTGCTTCAGGATTTCTGGCATAGAGTAACACTTTAGAATTTTCAGCTAAAAGATTAGCCACAGAAAGTCCGAAACTTCCAGCTCCTACAACACCTATCGGTTTTTCAAACATGTTTTTCGAGGCCATATCCGTCTAATCTGTTTCTGTAAAAATATAGAAGATTCATATCCATTGTGGTAATATTTCCATCTTCATTTTTAATCAAAGGTCTTTTGGAATGATACATTCCTAAATTTAATAAGCCATGTTTGATGACATTATCAATATTATCTTCCATATGTTCGGCTTGAGACATTCTACCTTCTTTAATCCTTTCTTCAATTTTGTTTTTTATTTTCTGACAAGCACTTCTAAATTCATTATAGGAAATCACCAAGTCTTCTTCTGGTAGTCGCAATAAAGAGAATAAATCAAGTTTTTTGTTTTTCTTATTAATAATTTCAAAGGCAACAAAAGCAATTAAGTGGCTTGAAAATACTCTAGCGATTTTGCTATATTGTTCCACAATCTTTTTGGAAAGCATTCTAGTGTATTCAGCCTCCCGCTGTTTATTTACCGTAATTTTATCTTGAAAAACGAAATAATCCTTGGGCTGAATCTCTCTTCCCTTGGAATCAAAACTTCTACCCTCATCATCTACTTTATTTCCCAAAATATCCATTGGTTCTCCTATGGAAACTGAAATGTCAGAGCCTTTTGTGAAGAATTTAAATAAAAATGTGATGATTTTATAAGAGGAAGAAAACTCGTCATTTTCTACATAATAGCGCTCTTGACCACGTTTCTCCAGGTATTGACGAATGAGGCTTGGAGCCTCTAAAACGAAGTGGTAATTCAAACTTGCTGGAACTATGAAAATCTTTTCAGCCTCATTTCCATACTCTTGGTAATTAGACCTTTGTGCTTCTATTGCGGTGCCTAAAAGTCCTAATTTCAGCTCTTTTTCAACTTTACCATCTCTGGAACGTGTTCCGCCAGGGAAAAATAAGCTTTGGCACCCTTTTTTCAAGGCTAAGGCAGAATAGGATTTTAGGGTCTCCAGATAAATCATATTCTTTTTTCGTCTATCCACTTTGTAGGCGCCTAAACTATTCATGAAATAAGATATGATACTGATGTTAAATAAATTAAGACCCGCACCATAAATCATTGGAGGCAAACCTAGTGTGTATATTACCCAACCAATCAAGATAGAATCTAGGTTGCTGGAATGAGTTGGTACCATAACTACAGTCCCTTTTTTGGCTAAAGTACGTAGTTTTTCAACTTCTCCATTAATCTGGATTTTATCATTCATGGTGAGTTCATTACTCCAAAAACCACCTAATTTTTTTATTCTCGCAGCATTTAATAATCTATTGAAACCAAAAGTTGCAACACTTCTTGCAAATCTATAATGGCTTGTATTAAAGTTTCCAGCAATTTCATAAGCATAGCGCTCAATTATGCTTCGAAGAATGTTGTTTGATTTGTCTTCATCTTTTGCTTTCTGTTGAGAAATTTCTAGGAGTTCATTCTTTTACTTTTCCCCAAAATTGATGTTCATCATCAGGGTCAACTTTCCATGGAGTCTGTCTAATTCTAGCTTTTTCCTTGTATAAAGTTGTTTCTAGCTCTTCAATTAGGGCTGTTTTATTTCGAGTATTACTCTTGATGCGCCCATAAGCTTCTTCTACTACTTCTTTTAGGAATTCTTTTTTATGACGACTCAATTGCACCACGGGCCATTCGCGAGGTCCTGGTAAAATTGGTTCATATTTTCTTTTGCTTCTGTAGCGCTTTAGCTTCATTTCAATTTATGATAATGCTTGCTTTAAATCTTGAATTAAATCCTCTAAATCTTCAACTCCAACGCTCAATCGAATTAGAGAATCGGATAGTCCTATTTTATCCCGCTCGGCTTTTGGTATGCTGGCATGCGTCATTGTTGCAGGATGTCCACTTAATGATTCAACTCCTCCCAATGATTCTGCTAAAGTAAACAGCTCAAATTTCTTTAAGATTTCTGTAGCTGCAGCTACAGAATTTTCTTTTAAACTAAAAGAAATCATTCCTCCGAAATCATGCATTTGCCTACTTGCAATATCATGATTTGGATGTGATTTAAATCCTGGCCAAAATACTTTGTCTACTTTAGGATGTGATTTTAAGAAGTTTGCTACTCCAGCTCCGTTTTCACAATGCCTTTGCATTCTGAGGTGTAAAGTTTTGATTCCTCTTAAAACTAAGAAACAGTCTTGCGGACCGGGTACAGCACCACTTGCTTTTTGAATAAATGCTAATTTTTCAGATAATTCTTTATTGTTTGTAGCCAATGCCCCCATAATTACATCCGAATGCCCGGCTATATATTTAGTTAAAGAATGCATGACTAGATCCGCACCTAAATCCAAAGGATTCTGCAAGTAAGGAGTAGAGAAAGTGTTATCAACACATAGTAACACATTGCTTTTCTTGGCAATATTTGCAGCGGTCTTTATGTCAATGATATTCATCATTGGGTTGGTAGGAGTTTCTACCCAAATCAATTTAGTTTTTTCTGTGATATGTTTTTCGATATTTGAAGCTTCTAACATATCAATGAAATGAAAATGAATGCCGAAGTCTTGAAATATTTGAGTGAAGATTCTGTAAGTTCCACCATAAAGGTCATTAGTGCTAATTACCTCATCACCCGGTTTTAATGTTTTGATAACAGCATCTATTGCAGCAAGTCCAGAGGCAAAGCAATGTCCATAATCTGCATTTTCCAAAGCCGCAATGCTTTTTTCTAAAGCTTCACGAGTGGGGTTTTGTGAACGACTGTAATCATAGCCTTTATGCTCTCCTGGAGATGATTGAACATAAGTAGAGGTCTGATAAATAGGAGTCATGATGGCTCCAGTTGCTGAGTCAGGCTCAACACCAGCATGTATGGCTTTGGTACCAAATCTGTACTTATTGGACTTACTCATAACTTTCTATTTTAATTATTGATTTAAAATTAGAATTTATTTTGGATTTGAAGGAGGGAACAAGTTTTTCAACTTTTCCGACACCTGATTTTTTTCTTGGTATTCAGGAGATAACGAGGGCTGCCCAGGGAAGTTTTCCATATGCAAAGTTTGCGTTGGGAAAGCAAAATTGATCCCTAGTTCCTTGGCTAATTTCATTATGCTCAACAATAATTCTTCTTTATATTTCAATTCTTCTCCCCAAGTTGGTACATCAAGAAAAACATAAAACATGATGTCTAGAGAATAGGCAGACATATTATTAAAATAGATATTGTAAAAATCTTTCCAGGTTTTTGGGTGGTCATCAACTATCTTCTTCAAGCCTTCAGTAAATGCTTCAATTAGATGTGGTGGAGTGTCATAAGTAATAGTAATAGTGGTGTAAAATCTTCTGTATTTTCTTAAACCATGATTATCCACCGCCATATCAGCTAACTTGCCATTTGGTACAGTAATCAATGAGTTTCTGAATGTCCTTACTCTTGTTGAACGAAAACCAACTTCCTCTACAGTTCCATCAATATCACCTGCAGTTACCCAATCGCCAATTTGAAATGGCTTGTCAAATAGAATCATTAATGAGCCAAAGAAATTTTTGATGGTATCTTGCGCTGCTAAAGCAAAAGCCAAACCACCAATTGAGATACCTGCAAGAAGGGCAGTAATATCAAATCTTAAATTGTTGAGGATATACAGGAAACCAATAATAATGACGAAGATTTTCAATACTCTCTTAAGGATAGGGACAATCTGGTCGTCCATTGTAGTTTCAGTTTGGGCAGCTTTCTTCATCATGTATTCGCCCAAAATATCCACTAATTTGTAAGCCATCATGGTACCAAAAAGCGGTAATAATGCCCTTAGCAATAAAATAAAATAATGATTGAAGGTAATAGGTAGCTGTAAGACAGGAATCATGATGATTAAAATTCCAACAATAATTAAGAGACTAAATGGTCTTGCTACGGGCATAATATAATCATGCGCAATATTTCCATAGCCTTTGTTTTTCAGTAATTGATAAATTAACCAATCAAAAAACCAGCTTAATATTTTATGAATTAGCACGCAAATAACAATTAAAATCAGAATGCTAATATATTGCCAGGTATGTAGTCCTAAGATTTTCTGAGCACCCATTTTGGGCAAAATATTCATTAATTTGTCAGTGCCGAATGGATAAACTTGTTGATGTAGTTCTTGTACCTTATTAATAGTCTTTTTACTGAAATACCATTTTTCATCACTTTTTTCAAGGTAAATTTGAGGGAATTCAAATTCAGATAAATAGTATCTTTTGAGGCCGGAGGAATCAGAGTAGTTTGGGTTTTCTGGAATTTCATCTATTTCGATCAAAACACCAGCCCCATCCAATACTTGCTTGAGCTGGGTAATGATTAACTCAGCATCTTTCCCTTTGAGGTATTCAGGATTTAGCGTTTTTGATGCAATTTGTGGATGAAAATCATCTTCCTGCAGGTTTTGTAGAAAGGTATTGACTGTTGCTTTTGGAGATGATAAACTATTGGGGGGTAAAGTATTAGCATCTTCATTTTGACTAAAAGAACTATAGGAAAAAAATATAAATAGTATTAAAAAATATCTCATTCTTAAATCTTAAATTTTAAAATACTGAAGGTGTTTTTATGACATTTATAGACATGAACTTCATTATCTTTGTTGTAATAAATCATGGCAATTTCGTCTATGCTTTCTATTGGTTGTTGATTTATTAATTGACCTTCATTAGTGTAAAGATAAGTAAAAGCTTGTTTTTTATCTGTTACGGCAATGATTTCCTTATTGGGAGCTAGTTCGTAATATTGGATTTCCATTTCTTCTTGGTTGATGTAATCCTTCTCGAACATCATTTCTCCAGATGGTTTCAATAAGCTCACCCTACTTAAGTCCTGTCTTGCTAGAATATAATTTCTTTCAGTTGCATTTTTAACAATTTTAAATAATGTCTCTTTATTCGGCATGTAAAGTTGTTCTTTATCTTTTATCTTCCCTGTGAAACTGATTTTAACTAAAGCACCACCGTTGGTAATGGTTACTAAATAGCTGGTTTCAAAGCTATTCCCAATTTCAAAGAATAAATTATTTGATAATCTGTCATTAATGTTAATGGGGAAATTAGGTTTCATTTCTCCATTTCTGCTCATAACTTTTACCGTTCCATTTTCTTGAAGTACCGCCATGAAATCCTTACTTCTTATTCTGATATGCTCTGGCATGGCAGCGATTTTATCTCTCATTTTTAATGGATCCCAATCACCTAGCATGTCACCATATTTGCTGGTTAAATAGATATCGCCATTTTCTTTTGCGATTAGTAAGCGGTATGTTTTACTTTTATCATAATCGATCACATTAAAGTATTGGTTTTCAATGTTTTCGTTTCCAAATGTTTTTGGGAAATACTCTAATGCAATCCCATTTCTATCTAAAAGAAATACCTTTTCTGTAGTGGCAAAAGCATATTGTAATTTATTGTTTTGATAGTAATCTATTTGGAATACATCTCCTATGATAGGAGCTCCCAATGGTTCTGTCCAAATGATATCACCATTAGTTGAAATTAAATGAAGATTGAAAGCCGAATCCTGCACTAAAGTTTCAAATAGTCCTGTATTATGGTTTTTGACCACATAAGGTTTACTGATGATAGGTGCATCTATTTTAACTTGCATAACGTCATCGAAATATTTCATTTCATTATTGACCTTATTGTCAGAATGTAAGATTTCTACATTGCTATAATATCGATTATTTTCATGACTGAACTGTATAGCTAGCATATCAAAATTCTTAATTGGGAATTCATTTTGCTTAAAGTTATTCCTCCATTTATCGTTCAGATTATTGAGCAGTAATGTCCATGCTTGTGGTAAATTTATAAAGACGTTTAAATTAGATTCTTGTAGTGTAGATTCAATAAACTGGTTTTCCTTTATGGATTTCCCCCATGTGTTTTCCGTTTCCATGTCTAAGATTAATTCCTTTAATGACTGGATATCATTACTGATA harbors:
- a CDS encoding cystathionine gamma-synthase — translated: MSKSNKYRFGTKAIHAGVEPDSATGAIMTPIYQTSTYVQSSPGEHKGYDYSRSQNPTREALEKSIAALENADYGHCFASGLAAIDAVIKTLKPGDEVISTNDLYGGTYRIFTQIFQDFGIHFHFIDMLEASNIEKHITEKTKLIWVETPTNPMMNIIDIKTAANIAKKSNVLLCVDNTFSTPYLQNPLDLGADLVMHSLTKYIAGHSDVIMGALATNNKELSEKLAFIQKASGAVPGPQDCFLVLRGIKTLHLRMQRHCENGAGVANFLKSHPKVDKVFWPGFKSHPNHDIASRQMHDFGGMISFSLKENSVAAATEILKKFELFTLAESLGGVESLSGHPATMTHASIPKAERDKIGLSDSLIRLSVGVEDLEDLIQDLKQALS
- a CDS encoding ParA family protein, which gives rise to MGKVIAIANQKGGVGKTTSAINLAASLAALEYKTLIVDADPQANSTSGIGYNPKEIENSIYECMVDEVDAQDIIVETDLDYLHILPSHINLVGAEVEMVNIKNREERMRTALKKVRKKYDFIIIDCSPSLGLITINALTAADSVIIPVQCEYFALEGLGKLLNTIKIIQTRLNKELEIEGILLTMYDVRLNLSNQVVDEVKQHFSKMVFETLIPRNIKLSESPSFGLPAIAHDAESKGAISYLNLAKEIINNNGLGK
- a CDS encoding mechanosensitive ion channel family protein; amino-acid sequence: MRYFLILFIFFSYSSFSQNEDANTLPPNSLSSPKATVNTFLQNLQEDDFHPQIASKTLNPEYLKGKDAELIITQLKQVLDGAGVLIEIDEIPENPNYSDSSGLKRYYLSEFEFPQIYLEKSDEKWYFSKKTINKVQELHQQVYPFGTDKLMNILPKMGAQKILGLHTWQYISILILIVICVLIHKILSWFFDWLIYQLLKNKGYGNIAHDYIMPVARPFSLLIIVGILIIMIPVLQLPITFNHYFILLLRALLPLFGTMMAYKLVDILGEYMMKKAAQTETTMDDQIVPILKRVLKIFVIIIGFLYILNNLRFDITALLAGISIGGLAFALAAQDTIKNFFGSLMILFDKPFQIGDWVTAGDIDGTVEEVGFRSTRVRTFRNSLITVPNGKLADMAVDNHGLRKYRRFYTTITITYDTPPHLIEAFTEGLKKIVDDHPKTWKDFYNIYFNNMSAYSLDIMFYVFLDVPTWGEELKYKEELLLSIMKLAKELGINFAFPTQTLHMENFPGQPSLSPEYQEKNQVSEKLKNLFPPSNPK
- a CDS encoding NAD(P)H-dependent glycerol-3-phosphate dehydrogenase; translated protein: MASKNMFEKPIGVVGAGSFGLSVANLLAENSKVLLYARNPEALESINQKREWNSYPIHQNIKAIDDLEQLAKTCDIIFPVVPSANFREMMKSLSPFLHPYHILIHGTKGLNLNLPEGKTLDNMQVLERHHIKTMSELIMDESVVVRVGCLAGPNLAKEIAQGLPAATVVASPFNEVIQLGQQLLRSDRFQVYGNPDLIGIELCGVLKNIIAIASGALTGLGLGENARSLLISRGMAEMIYLGKALGGDVRSFIGLAGIGDLMATSHSTLSRNFTVGRRLAEGESLGDILGDMQEVAEGVNTIMIAKKIAESFKVRAPITEILHRVLFEGLTMEEAVQYLMKYPLNVDVDFI